Proteins from one Limanda limanda chromosome 4, fLimLim1.1, whole genome shotgun sequence genomic window:
- the LOC133000413 gene encoding beta-crystallin B3-like isoform X2: MTEQQGTPDQLPAHKGQGGSGATFKLAIFEFENFQGKKVELSGECKDLWEKTQQVGSVIVESGPWVGFERPGFAGEQYVLERGEYPRWSTWTNWINWQSTYSLSSFRPLKVDSADHKLHLFEMAGFEGRKMEILDDDVPSLWAYGFQDRVASAKVGSGTWVGYRYPGYRGSQYVFEHGDFKHWNDWGATAPQIQSVRRVRDMQWHKKGCYIAPAPAPTPPNPNPNPNPNPNPNPNPNPTPAPPAPPTATGAR, encoded by the exons ATGACAGAACAGCAGGGAACCCCAGACCAGCTGCCTGCACACAAGGGACAAGGAGGATCCGGTGCAACATTTAAG TTGGCAATTTTTGAGTTTGAGAACTTTCAAGGGAAGAAGGTGGAGTTGTCTGGTGAATGTAAAGACCTGTGGGAGAAGACACAGCAAGTTGGCTCAGTCATCGTGGAGTCTGGACC GTGGGTTGGGTTTGAGCGTCCAGGTTTTGCAGGAGAGCAGTATGtgttggagagaggagagtatCCTCGCTGGAGCACCTGGACCAACTGGATCAACTGGCAGAGTACCTACAGCCTGAGCTCATTCAGGCCCCTGAAAGTG GACAGTGCAGATCACAAGCTGCACCTCTTTGAGATGGCAGGCTTTGAAGGCAGAAAGATGGAGATACTTGATGATGACGTCCCCAGTCTGTGGGCGTATGGTTTCCAGGACCGTGTGGCCAGTGCTAAGGTTGGCAGTGGAAC GTGGGTGGGATACAGGTATCCAGGCTACAGAGGGAGCCAGTATGTGTTTGAGCACGGAGACTTCAAGCACTGGAATGATTGGGGAGCCACTGCACCTCAAATCCAGTCCGTCCGACGGGTGCGGGACATGCAGTGGCACAAGAAAGGATGCTACATTGCCCCTGCCCCTGCCCCTACGCCTcccaaccccaaccctaaccccaatcCCAACCCCAATCCCAATCCCAATCCCAATCCAACTCCtg CACCTCCCGCACCACCTACAGCAACTGGGGCAAGATGA
- the LOC133000413 gene encoding beta-crystallin B3-like isoform X1: MQCDGHNGRDRLAASTGFLLLWPEINHKYPRWPPPTRSPGLHTHILTLRQTVKRHKTEERRRARLLRGAVKHKPSRGKMTEQQGTPDQLPAHKGQGGSGATFKLAIFEFENFQGKKVELSGECKDLWEKTQQVGSVIVESGPWVGFERPGFAGEQYVLERGEYPRWSTWTNWINWQSTYSLSSFRPLKVDSADHKLHLFEMAGFEGRKMEILDDDVPSLWAYGFQDRVASAKVGSGTWVGYRYPGYRGSQYVFEHGDFKHWNDWGATAPQIQSVRRVRDMQWHKKGCYIAPAPAPTPPNPNPNPNPNPNPNPNPNPTPDPKPKPKPNPTPTPNPKSQTHPQS; this comes from the exons ATGCAGTGTGACGGACACAATGGGCGCGACAGACTTGCTGCATCAACAGGCTTTTTGCTGCTGTGGCCAGAAATAAACCATAAATACCCCCGCTGGCCTCCACCGACCCGCTCGCCAGGCCTGCACACCCACATCCTCACACTGAGACAAACAGTAAAGAGACATAAGACAGAGGAAAGACGGAGAGCGAGGCTCCTACGTGGTGCAGTGAAGCACAAGCCATCCag AGGGAAAATGACAGAACAGCAGGGAACCCCAGACCAGCTGCCTGCACACAAGGGACAAGGAGGATCCGGTGCAACATTTAAG TTGGCAATTTTTGAGTTTGAGAACTTTCAAGGGAAGAAGGTGGAGTTGTCTGGTGAATGTAAAGACCTGTGGGAGAAGACACAGCAAGTTGGCTCAGTCATCGTGGAGTCTGGACC GTGGGTTGGGTTTGAGCGTCCAGGTTTTGCAGGAGAGCAGTATGtgttggagagaggagagtatCCTCGCTGGAGCACCTGGACCAACTGGATCAACTGGCAGAGTACCTACAGCCTGAGCTCATTCAGGCCCCTGAAAGTG GACAGTGCAGATCACAAGCTGCACCTCTTTGAGATGGCAGGCTTTGAAGGCAGAAAGATGGAGATACTTGATGATGACGTCCCCAGTCTGTGGGCGTATGGTTTCCAGGACCGTGTGGCCAGTGCTAAGGTTGGCAGTGGAAC GTGGGTGGGATACAGGTATCCAGGCTACAGAGGGAGCCAGTATGTGTTTGAGCACGGAGACTTCAAGCACTGGAATGATTGGGGAGCCACTGCACCTCAAATCCAGTCCGTCCGACGGGTGCGGGACATGCAGTGGCACAAGAAAGGATGCTACATTGCCCCTGCCCCTGCCCCTACGCCTcccaaccccaaccctaaccccaatcCCAACCCCAATCCCAATCCCAATCCCAATCCAACTCCtgatcctaaacctaaacccaAACCCAATCCTACTCCCACTCCCAACCCCAAATCACAAACACATCCCCAATCTTAA